attagtatttattttgtaatttttgtatattttttggtcttcacatgtagttactgacgaaggtccgtagactggaccgaaacgtttattgtgtaccactacaataaaatctgcactaaagcatcagttgagtgctaggttcttttttacaGTTGCGTAGTGGTGTCATGTTTGGTCAGACATGGGCTGAGATATGGTCACTAGACGTATTATTCCTCGGCTCTTATAACCTCTGATCATATTCTCTGCTTCACAGGGATATCAACTCTAGGAACTATGCAGTGAAGCTGGGCGCCTACAAACTCCTCTTTTCAGAATCTCAGACCATGGATAGATTTGTGTCAAGTATTATTCGTTATCCCGGATACTCAAGTGAAACGCTCAAAGGAGACATCGCTCTGCTGCGGCTCTCCAGTCCAGTCAACTACACCAGCCACATCATGCCCATCTGTCTGCCCTCTGCCTCTGTCTCCTTCCCGTGTGGCATGGAGTCCTGGGTCACCGGCTGGGGAAATATTAATTCAGAAGGTGAGAGGACGAAGTGAATGACTGTGATGATTGGAATTATCTGGATGATGGTGACTATATGGCTGATGACAATGATGACGAGAATGATGGCTACAGAAAAAAAATGACTCTTGAGAAGATCCTTAGAAAAGTCTCTAGTACAATGAGCAATCTGCTCAATAATCATCCTAGGTGATCTACCCTTGGTTAGTTCTTCTCGTTTTGTGCTGCACTTTTCTTAATTGACCACATAGAACCAACGATCTCTGTAGCCACATGGACCAAGGAGTCAGTAAGATGTAATGTTTGTTCTGACTGGGCAGACCCCTGTCCTACATGATCCATCAAGGTATAAACTGTTAATAACGAGAAGATAAATGACAGATTAACGTGACTTCTTATCTCCTCAGTGAGCCTGCCGTCCCCGATGACTCTTCAGAAGGTGATGCTTCCACTAATTGACCATCAGACGTGTGACAAGATGTATCACGAAAACTCAGGGATCAGCAGCTTTGTTACCATAGTCTATAACACCATGATATGTGCCGGATATTCCAAAGGGGGGAAAGACTCCTGCCAGGTGAGGGGCCGATGCTTTATAGGTCTTCGCTTAAAATAATGGAGATATTTCCAGTAATCATTGACCGGTATTTTgcagttgtatgaaaaagtttgAGCATCAGTTAGAGTAGTCAGACTGCGGAGTGTCCGACCATGAGAGGTGGTAATGGCCGACACTGTATCGGCATTTACAATATGTCATTGTCAGTTATAAATAGTGATAAGGAACGTAAAACTGGAGGAGAAAGGAAGAACTTGATGCGTGTCACTGTGGGCGGattcatgaggtcatcagggtgggcgtcatcttggatatcagcacatggtctgctgatacaggaaatggcagccatctttagtgtcttactttgatctgagaaagcttatgtaaggttaaacaatacacgttatgggttgcttctctcaatctcttatgtcttgaggttaattaagtatttgattttatggctctcctcaacattaGCAGGACTTCCACAGACAGTCTGTGCATTAGGCAGGTCCTCGGGAATGCCCTGGTGTTCCCCCTGTCACACTGTATATGGAGCTAGCCTTTGCTCAATCAAAGGTCCCTGGTTtgcatccatggagtagctgctgcCCAGTAGAGCAAGTTGCCAGTTGTGAGCAAACCTGATCTAGACCAAATGATGGAACCGAGGATAAAATCAGCAGGCAAGGATGCAGTCAGGATGATAGTCAAGGAAAAAAGCAAGGGTTCAGCAAGTTGGGTCAAGGCCAGAGAAAAAGAACCAGTGACAGAATCATCAGGTGATAGAAGGGTCTAGTAATCCAGAGTCAATTCAAGGGAATCATTGGGCGCGTCTTGGCTGGCCAGCAAGTATGATGCCCACTATACTGTAAGACGAAAACAATGCACTGATTTGGGTGGCACAAAGTGCTGTCAGCACCATCAGCTCTAACTTCTCCTATGTCAGCAATAAGCAAGTGGGGTGAACAGCCCAAATAATCTACTATCGTGCTACAACAGTATGAAAAACCTGATCAAATAACCAAAAAAGCAAAGCAACTTCTCCTGCGTCAACACCCCtcatcaagtaaataaggcagcacactgcagcgctaaaacatgcaaacatgaaatatgaaaatttacttgcattactgcactagaaatatgaaaaatgagagcgtttagcgcataaaaatggccaattttatgtgtaccgcaaaaaaacccggtaagtgtaaaagaagccttataaAGGGCTTTTTGGGCTTTGAAAACCCATTTCAGGCATTCTCAGCTAGATGGGGACCTTGTTGTGGAATCTTCATTAATTAGCCAGAGGAGAAAATGACTACCACaagtttttttttcatgtaaaagtTGTATCTTATCGTTTTGTACAAAAGCTTAGGCATCTTtggtttaacactagaagtcccagagaggggtcatttaacatttctacctttggaacctttggagctcgaaatttctgggacttctagtgttaattcaAAGACTTGTTGATTTTTCAGTCGAAGCACAGTTAACCTGACCCTCCACCCTGGGACATCTGTCATATATAGTCACCATGCCTTGCGCCCATCATCTGCTTCCTTGTTCAGACTTGGCATTTGTTCCTCACGCTTCCTAGATGACCACGATACTGGCACAGTGATAGATGTAAACCATGGCTCCTCTGCCTTTCCTGAGTTGCAGGATAATAAAGGCAGGGAAGATGAGGTCCAGACTCACCACTGCACTGCCTGGTGGTGATCATCTTGGAAGCCCAGATCTGACGAGGAGGCGATCGTCTACCTAAAAGGGACTTGTTAAAATTATAGCACATGATTTTTGCCAAACTCTTCACATTGCGGAAGCGTCTTCTGCTGTTCTGTGACCACATGACACATTTTGTTGCTTGGGGATGTTTGTTGTAAAGCCTCCCGTTTAGGAAATCTTACATCCACTTCTGGTTTTATGTCATTTTATGCAGATCCTGTTCTCTCTTCTGAGCTGTGAAAGTTGCTCCTTGCTCTTAAATTTCACTTTTTTGGATGGTTTAGGGTTGAGTTTGGCAACGCATGGAGTCATTGTCTAATTTCCAAACTCAATAATTGTGCCCAGAACCAGATCAGATTCACTTCTAAAGACTTAGATTCCTTTTTCATTGTCCACTAAACCTACAGATATTGTCTTTCAGGGAGACTCCGGAGGACCTCTCATGTCCGAGGTCAACGGCACCTGGTACCAGCCTGGCGTTGTAAGCTTTGGTTCTGGATGTGCTTTACCCAACCGTCCCGGGGTCTACACCT
The nucleotide sequence above comes from Ranitomeya imitator isolate aRanImi1 chromosome 7, aRanImi1.pri, whole genome shotgun sequence. Encoded proteins:
- the LOC138645652 gene encoding serine protease 33-like; this translates as MELRIFLGALIFLHLATPSSADGGPVCGSPQIPGRIVGGTDTVRGEWPWQVSLLYRIQGSYYHICGGSLIESQWVLTAAHCFEKDINSRNYAVKLGAYKLLFSESQTMDRFVSSIIRYPGYSSETLKGDIALLRLSSPVNYTSHIMPICLPSASVSFPCGMESWVTGWGNINSEVSLPSPMTLQKVMLPLIDHQTCDKMYHENSGISSFVTIVYNTMICAGYSKGGKDSCQGDSGGPLMSEVNGTWYQPGVVSFGSGCALPNRPGVYTLVTAYESWIQSYIPELRFYNVRNIPQPPGKCKGNMNMSCYLLVLLIITVSLLRYL